A portion of the Podospora pseudoanserina strain CBS 124.78 chromosome 2, whole genome shotgun sequence genome contains these proteins:
- the FMT1 gene encoding Methionyl-tRNA formyltransferase (EggNog:ENOG503P3MU; COG:J; BUSCO:EOG092631ML), which yields MRWLASSRPLRRSVARPLSIATYSTQRGNPLRILFCGSDEFSCHSLKALHKKHKDDPSLIESIDVLVRPSKPTGRGLKQVTEVPIASVARELGLPLSTLPHDTFTNWFMKKYINLIIAVSFGRFVPPRLLNQAEYGGLNVHPSLLPDLRGPAPLHYALLNRYTHTGVSIQTLSPHSFDTGTVLSQTPLPGIPIPPNSTLTSLTSLLAPLGASMLVSSLSSGFHLPPHKDVSWQPPYPIRHAPKVRTVARQIPWLTPSISTLSTNLPSSAPHLEDIAHQHHILGPLWSKLVVRTPKKEQNKRVVCDDISYILDLTSPDLPPAVANEVASALERCKEDPWAEEQVPVLEWLQIGDDEQQVPEWYPPQPESLEMFERVVALERGDISSVDAAAGVEGVQQQPKRKKEWRLSIQTAYFPDSETGSIYLRDPIRGGKGLLRIGKMTVDGKPTRPAANVAAQLGRTVTDYRGMHFDEEPIGKALQPATRRPEEDAEVDEETKRRSNRAMVRRIYSY from the exons ATGCGGTGGTTGGCATCTTCACGACCACTTCGACGGTCTGTTGCAAGACCACTGAGCATTGCAACATACAGTACACAACGCGGCAATCCATTACGAATCTTGTTTTGCGGCTCAGATGAGTTCAGTTGTCACTCGCTAAAAGCTCTTCACAAGAAGCACAAAGATGATCCCAGTCTTATCGAGTCTATCGATGTGCTGGTGCGGCCATCGAAGCCCACCGGGAGAGGATTGAAGCAAGTGACTGAAG TCCCAATAGCATCAGTAGCCAGGGAACTTGGTCTTCCTCTATCAACGTTACCACACGATACTTTCACAAATTGGTTT ATGAAGAAAtacatcaacctcatcatcgctGTCTCATTCGGCCGTTTCGTCCCACCACGGCTCCTAAACCAAGCAGAATACGGCGGCCTCAACGTCCACCCTTCCCTCTTACCCGA CCTCCGCGGTCCTGCTCCCCTCCACTACGCCCTCCTAAACCGCTATACCCATACCGGCGTCTCCATCCagaccctctccccccacTCCTTCGACACCGGCACCGTCCTATCCCAAACACCCCTCCCGGGTATCCCCATCCCGCCCAACTCAACCCttacctccctcacctcactcctcgcccccctcgGCGCCTCCATGctcgtctcctccctctcatccggtttccacctcccaccccacaaAGACGTCTCTTGGCAGCCCCCCTATCCCATCCGACACGCCCCCAAAGTCCGCACAGTAGCCAGACAAATTCCCTggctcaccccctccatctcaaccctctctaccaacctcccctcctccgccccccaTCTAGAAGACATcgcccaccaacaccacatccTCGGCCCCTTATGGTCCAAACTCGTCGTCcgcacccccaaaaaagaacaGAATAAACGCGTCGTCTGCGACGACATCTCCTACATCCTtgacctcacctcccccgaccTCCCACCCGCCGTCGCAAACGAGGTGGCCTCCGCGCTGGAAAGGTGCAAAGAAGACCCCTGGGCGGAGGAGCAAGTCCCTGTTCTGGAGTGGCTTCAGATCGGGGACGACGAGCAGCAAGTGCCGGAGTGGTATCCCCCCCAGCCAGAGTCGTTGGAGATGTTTGAGCGGGTTGTTGCGCTGGAGAGGGGAGACATATCATCCGTTGATGCTGCTGCAGGAGTAGAAGGggttcaacaacaacccaaaaggaaaaaggagTGGCGTCTGTCTATCCAGACGGCGTATTTTCCCGATTCGGAGACAGGATCGATCTATCTTCGTGATCCTATTCGTggcgggaaggggttgttgagaatAGGGAAAATGACAGTGGATGGGAAGCCAACGAGACCAGCTGCGAATGTGGCTGCGCAGTTAGGACGAACAGTGACGGACTACAGAGGCATGCACTTTGATGAGGAGCCGATTGGCAAGGCGTTGCAGCCTGCTACAAG